A genomic region of Vitis vinifera cultivar Pinot Noir 40024 chromosome 7, ASM3070453v1 contains the following coding sequences:
- the LOC100244363 gene encoding probable carboxylesterase 18: MTQSSPVLPWKTKIALSAISAVTDFSLRDDGTINRRLLSFLDFRAPPNSTPVHGVKTSDVTVDPSRNLWFRLFEPTEVPGRGEKLPVIVFFHGGGFAYLSAYSKAYDAVCRRFARKIPAIVASVNYRLSPEHRCPAQYDDGFDVLKYLDSQPPANSDLSMCFLVGDSAGANLAHNVTVRACETTTFREVKVVGLVPIQPFFGGEERTESERRLEGSPLVSMRRTDCMWKMFLPEGANRDHEAANVSGPRGRELSEVEFPATMVFIGGFDPLQDWQRRYCEWLKRSGKDVRVLEYGSAIHAFYVFPELPEASLLFAEVKNFVEKQKKTRRQNPSMI, encoded by the coding sequence TCTGCCGTTACCGACTTTTCCCTCCGTGATGACGGCACTATCAACCGCCGTCTCCTCAGCTTCCTCGACTTCCGCGCTCCGCCCAACTCTACCCCCGTTCACGGAGTTAAGACCTCCGACGTGACTGTCGATCCCTCACGAAACCTCTGGTTTCGCCTCTTCGAGCCTACGGAGGTTCCTGGCCGAGGTGAGAAGCTTCCGGTGATTGTGTTCTTCCACGGCGGCGGCTTCGCCTACCTGAGCGCCTATTCCAAGGCCTACGACGCCGTGTGCCGCCGATTCGCCCGGAAAATCCCTGCCATCGTGGCCTCCGTCAATTACCGGCTCTCGCCGGAGCACCGGTGCCCTGCACAGTACGACGACGGCTTCGATGTCCTCAAGTACCTGGATTCTCAACCCCCGGCCAACTCCGATCTGTCAATGTGCTTCCTCGTCGGGGACAGCGCGGGGGCGAACCTCGCGCACAACGTGACGGTGCGGGCGTGCGAAACAACGACGTTTCGGGAGGTGAAGGTGGTGGGACTGGTTCCCATTCAGCCCTTCTTTGGGGGAGAGGAGAGGACGGAGTCGGAGAGGAGGCTGGAAGGTTCGCCGCTGGTGTCAATGAGGCGTACGGACTGCATGTGGAAGATGTTTTTGCCGGAAGGAGCCAACAGAGACCACGAGGCGGCGAATGTGAGCGGGCCAAGAGGGAGGGAGTTGTCGGAGGTGGAGTTTCCGGCGACGATGGTATTCATTGGAGGATTCGATCCGTTGCAGGACTGGCAGAGGAGGTACTGCGAGTGGCTGAAGAGATCGGGGAAGGACGTGAGGGTGTTGGAGTATGGGAGTGCGATTCATGCGTTTTACGTGTTTCCGGAACTGCCGGAGGCGTCTCTCTTGTTTGCAGAGGTGAAGAATTTCGTTGAGAAACAGAAGAAAACGCGTAGGCAAAACCCATCCATGATCTAG